In Electrophorus electricus isolate fEleEle1 chromosome 18, fEleEle1.pri, whole genome shotgun sequence, one genomic interval encodes:
- the eif4a2 gene encoding eukaryotic initiation factor 4A-II, which translates to MSSGSADYNSSRDRDHGGPEGMEPDGVIESNWNEITDNFDDMNLKETLLRGIYAYGFEKPSAIQQRAIIPCIKGYDVIAQAQSGTGKTATFAISILQQLEIEQKETQALVLAPTRELAQQIQKVILALGDYMGASCHACIGGTNVRNEMQKLQAEAPHIVVGTPGRVFDMLNRRFLSPKWIKMFVLDEADEMLSRGFKDQIYEIFQKLSTNIQVVLLSATMPAEVLDVTTKFMREPVRILVKKEELTLEGIKQFYINVEREEWKLDTLCDLYETLTITQAVIFLNTRRKVDWLTEKMHARDFTVSALHGDMDQKERDIIMREFRSGSSRVLITTDLLARGIDVQQVSLVINYDLPTNRENYIHRIGRGGRFGRKGVAINFVTEEDKRILRDIETFYNTTVEEMPMNVADLI; encoded by the exons agCAACTGGAATGAGATCACAGACAACTTTGATGATATGAATTTAAAGGAAACACTCCTTCGTGGAATTTATGCTTATGGTTTTGAGAAGCCTTCTGCTATTCAACAAAGAGCAATTATTCCTTGTATAAAAG GTTATGATGTGATTGCTCAAGCCCAGTCGGGCACTGGCAAAACAGCCACATTTGCCATCTCCATCCTGCAGCAGTTGGAGATTGAGCAGAAAGAGACCCAGGCTCTTGTCCTAGCCCCGACCCGAGAGCTTGCTCAGCAG ATTCAGAAGGTCATTTTGGCCCTGGGTGACTATATGGGTGCCTCATGCCATGCATGCATCGGTGGTACCAATGTCCGCAACGAAATGCAGAAACTACAAGCTGAGGCTCCACACATTGTTGTGGGGACACCAGGTCGTGTGTTCGACATGCTAAACAGGAGGTTCCTCT CTCCTAAATGGATCAAGATGTTTGTCCTGGATGAAGCAGATGAAATGCTAAGTCGTGGCTTCAAGGATCAGATCTATGAAATTTTTCAGAAGCTGAGCACAAACATTCAA GTTGTGCTTCTCTCAGCCACCATGCCCGCGGAGGTGCTGGACGTCACCACCAAGTTTATGCGGGAGCCTGTCCGAATCCTGGTGAAGAAGGAGGAGCTCACCCTGGAGGGTATCAAGCAGTTCTACATcaatgtggagagagag GAATGGAAATTGGACACGCTCTGTGACCTCTACGAGACTTTGACAATTACCCAGGCTGTCATTTTCTTGAACACGAGACGGAAGGTGGACTGGCTGACTGAAAAGATGCATGCAAGAGATTTCACTGTGTCTGCACTG CACGGAGACATGGACCAGAAAGAACGGGACATCATCATGAGAGAGTTTAGGTCTGGTTCCAGCAGAGTGCTGATTACAACAGATTTATTG GCACGTGGTATTGATGTGCAACAAGTTTCACTTGTCATCAACTATGATCTTCCAACGAACCGAGAAAACTACATCCATAG AATTGGCCGAGGAGGTCGTTTTGGCAGGAAAGGTGTCGCCATCAACTTTGTTACTGAAGAGGACAAAAGGATACTGCGAGACATCGAGACGTTTTACAACACGACTGTTGAGGAGATGCCCATGAATGTTGCTGACTTGATTTAA
- the b3gnt5b gene encoding lactosylceramide 1,3-N-acetyl-beta-D-glucosaminyltransferase B codes for MFVNVHRLRKCRLRHLMTMCFVMLMVTVYWETLDNSILSHIKSYSLRRLFTSFDYISANLKISHEEARKFSNHRYLINHEQKCAGQNVLLLLFVKTSPENFERRQAIRSTWGNEVYIEETLGATVRVLFALGLHPQPVQRRKLQRQLQEENERYHDLIQQDFFDTFHNLTLKLLLQMSWTHFYCCHARFLMSADDDIFVHLPNLIRYLQEADKAGVKDFWIGKVHRGSPPVRSKESKYYVSQEMYPWSIYPDYTPGAGYVLSKDVASRVYQASLTLNSSIHIDDVFLGICANAMGISPQDHVFFSGEGRAPYHLCIYNQMMTSHGHEEDFHELWRHATDPEVQKVSSGLFGRLYCTVAKVRLLCISHLFVSYPCKAAFL; via the coding sequence ATGTTTGTGAATGTCCACCGTTTACGAAAATGCAGACTGCGACATCTAATGACAATGTGCTTTGTGATGTTGATGGTCACAGTATACTGGGAAACTCTTGACAATAGCATATTGAGCCATATTAAATCCTACTCTCTCCGTCGCCTGTTTACCAGCTTTGACTACATCAGCGCTAATTTAAAGATTAGCCACGAGGAAGCACGCAAGTTCAGCAACCACCGATACTTGATAAACCATGAGCAGAAATGCGCTGGCCAAAatgttcttctgctgctgtttgtaaAGACTTCGCCAGAGAACTTTGAGAGAAGGCAGGCCATTCGGTCAACATGGGGGAATGAGGTATATATAGAGGAAACCCTTGGTGCGACTGTGAGAGTGTTGTTCGCCTTGGGCCTCCATCCTCAGCCTGTGCAGAGGAGGAAGCTCCAGCGGCAGCTGCAGGAGGAAAATGAGCGCTACCATGATCTCATCCAACAGGACTTTTTTGACACCTTCCACAATTTGACCCTCAAGCTATTGCTGCAGATGAGCTGGACACACTTCTATTGCTGCCATGCCCGTTTCCTCATGTCGGCTGACGATGACATCTTTGTGCACTTGCCCAACCTGATCCGCTACCTCCAAGAGGCTGACAAGGCAGGCGTCAAGGACTTCTGGATTGGAAAGGTACATCGAGGATCTCCACCTGTTCGCAGCAAGGAGAGCAAGTACTATGTTTCTCAGGAGATGTATCCCTGGTCAATTTACCCTGATTACACACCTGGTGCTGGTTATGTCCTATCAAAAGATGTGGCTTCCAGAGTCTACCAAGCATCCCTCACACTAAACTCCTCTATTCATATTGATGACGTCTTCTTGGGCATTTGTGCCAATGCAATGGGGATTTCACCCCAGGATCATGTCTTCTTCTCAGGAGAGGGTAGGGCTCCTTACCACCTTTGCATCTACAACCAGATGATGACTTCACATGGACATGAAGAAGACTTCCACGAGCTCTGGAGACACGCAACAGATCCTGAGGTACAGAAGGTATCTTCAGGACTTTTTGGAAGGCTATACTGCACAGTAGCTAAAGTCAGACTACTCTGTATTTCACACCTTTTTGTATCCTACCCATGCAAAGCAGCTTTTCTGTGA